ATTAATCAACTGGTTGGCTATCTTTTGTCAGGGGATCCCACTTATATTACCAGCCATAATAATGCCCGAGGTCTAATACGCAAGCTTGAGCGCGATGAACTCTTAGAGGAATTAGTTCGTGCGTATTTAAAAAATAAATAACTATGATTTCGGAACACTTTGGAAAACGGATTTATATGAATCTTGAAAGCAATCTGCCCTTGCGAGTTAGGCTGTTTTGTATCTAAAGGCCTAACGCAGGGGTGATTTTATATTCAGATAGGCGGATTATTTTGGAGGGAAAATGCGCATACTAGCACTTGATGTCGGGGATAAAACAATTGGGGTAGCGGTAAGTGATGAATTGTTGTTTACTGCGCAAGGTGTTGAAGTCATACGACGTACTAGCCTAGAAAGAGATTTTGCCAGGCTACAACAATTAATCACAGAGTACTCTGCCGAAACTATCGTAGTTGGCTTGCCCAAAAATATGAACGGAACTATTGGTCCTCGCGGCGAACTAGTTCAGCAATTTTCGTCAGAGCTAACAACAGCTATCCCTAATATTACGATTAAACATTGGGATGAGCGTTTATCCACTGTAGCGGCGGAAAAATCTTTAATTGCGGCTGATGTTAGCCGAGCTAAACGTCGTAAGGTTATCGATAAGATGGCAGCTGTTTTTATTTTGCAAGGCTACCTTGATAGTCTACCTAACCAATAACTTCCTTGACAGTAAAAGTTTTCTAAGATAAAATTACAGTACAATAATGATGAGGTGAAAACAATGGCTGATAATGAAAAAGATAACATCGAAGAATTGGACGAGGATCTTGTTGTTGTCATGACCGATGAAGAAGGTAACGAATACTACTACCGTGAAGAATTGATTATTCCTATCGGAGAAAAACGTTATGCCATTCTGGTATCAATTGATGATGCTGAGTGTGGCTGCGGATGCGAAGCCGGCCATGAAGAGGATGTATACATAGCCCGAATTGATGTTGATGAAAGCGGAGAAGAGGTATATGTAGATCCTACTGACGAGGAATTTGAGCAGGTTCGTGAGGCTTATGAAGAATTAATGGAAGAAGAAGAAGAGGATGAAGCCGAATAGGCTTCATTTTTTTTGTCTTTTTGTGTATAATAGAGGAACGAATTTAACACATTATTGTAAACATTGAGTAGATGGCGGTAAGAGAGG
This portion of the Sporomusaceae bacterium FL31 genome encodes:
- a CDS encoding UPF0297 protein, whose translation is MPNLEETMMFSVENEDTNDAAVIIGKVCQSLRDKGYNPINQLVGYLLSGDPTYITSHNNARGLIRKLERDELLEELVRAYLKNK
- the yrrK gene encoding putative pre-16S rRNA nuclease translates to MRILALDVGDKTIGVAVSDELLFTAQGVEVIRRTSLERDFARLQQLITEYSAETIVVGLPKNMNGTIGPRGELVQQFSSELTTAIPNITIKHWDERLSTVAAEKSLIAADVSRAKRRKVIDKMAAVFILQGYLDSLPNQ